Within the Mycobacterium gordonae genome, the region GGCCACGTAACTGCCCGCGTCGAACCTTGCCAGCAGCTTGTCACCCTGATGCTCCAGGTAGCTCTGCACGGCATAGCGCCCGCCGTCCGTCGGGTCCTCACCGTCTTGCGCGTCGTTGCCGAACCGCCGGTCGAGTTCCACTTCGCCGCGGTAGGTCAGGTGCGCGATACGCCGCGCAATCCGCAGCCCGTCATCGGGCGCGCGACCGGATTCGTAGTAGTCGCCGCCCTGCCAGTTCGGGTCGGCCTTGATCGCGGCGATCTGGGTGGTCTGCGTGCCGAGCTGATCACCGGTGGCTCGCGCGCCGACCGCCAGCAGCAGCCCGGCCCGCACCCGTTCCGGGTAACCGACCATCCATTCCAGCGCACGGGCACCGCCCATGGATCCGCCAACCACCGCGGCCACCCGAGTTATTCCCAGCGCGGCCATCGCGGCCACATCCGCCTCCACCTGGTCGCGCACGGTGATCTGCGGAAACCGTGAGCCGTAAGGCTTTCCGTCGCGGGCCAGCGAACTCGGACCGGTAGAGCCGCGGCACCCGCCGAGCACATTGGTGGCCACCGCGCACCAGCGGTCGGTGTCGATGGGTGCGCCCGGCCCCGCCACGCCGTCCCACCAGCCGGGGGTCGGATGTCCCGGGCCGGCGGGCCCGGTGATGTGCGAATCGCCGGTGAGCGCGTGCAGCACCATGACGACGTTGTCCCGCGCCGGTGACAGCTCACCCCAGCGCTGCACGGCTATGTGCACATCGTCGATCACCGCGCCGCTTTCCAGCCTCAGCGGGCCGATGTCGACGACGCCGATCTCGCCTTCAGCGGGCAGCGTCTGGGTAGGCACGTCGGAGATCGTCATGTCAGGTCTCCTCAGAAGGCCGCCACGGTCTGCGGGTCGCTGCCGGACTTAGAGGCGCCGTATACCCCGGCGGCAGCAAAACCACGCTGCAAGTCGGCCAGGATGTCGTCGATGCCCTCGATGCCCACCGCCAGGCGCACCAGGCCCGGAGTCACTCCGGTGGCCAGCTGCTCGGCGGCGCTGAGCTGGGCGTGGGTGGTCGACGCCGGGTGGATCACCAGCGAACGGACGTCGCCGATGTTGGCGACGTGGCTGTGCAACTGCAGCGCGTCGACGAACGCCTTGCCGGCCTCCGTTCCGCCGGCCAGCTCGAACGCCAGCACGGCTCCAGTGCCCTTGGGCGCCAGCTTCTGCGCCCGCTCGTGCCACGGCGAACTCGGCAGCCCGGCGTAGTTGACCGACAGCACGTCGTCGCGGGCTTCCAGGAACTCGGCGACCCGCTGCGCGTTGGCCACATGCCGCTCGATGCGCAGGCTCAGCGTTTCCAGGCCCTGGGCCACCAGGAATGCGTTGAACGGCGACGCGGCCGAGCCGAGGTCGCGCAGCAGCTGCACCCTGGCCTTGAGTGCGTAGGCCGGCGGTCCGAGTTCGGCGTACACCACGCCGTGGTAGCTGGGGTCAGGAGTGGTGAAGCCGGGGAAGCGGCCCTGGGCCCAGTCGAAGGTACCGCCGTCGACGATCACCCCGGCGATCGCCGAGCCGTGCCCACCCAGGTACTTGGTGGCCGAGTGGATCACCACGTCGGCGCCGTGCGCCAGCGGCTGGATCAGGTAGGGCGTGGCGATCGTGTTGTCGACGATCAGCGGCACCCCGTTGCGGTGTGCGATCTCGGCCACGCCGGGGATGTCCAGAATGTCGATCTGCGGGTTGGAAATGGTCTCGCCGAAGAACGCTTTCGTGTTCGGCCGGACCTCGGCCTGCCAGGAATCGGGATCGTCTGGGTTGTCCACGAAGCTGACCTCGATACCGAGTTTGGCCAGGGAGTAGTGGAAGAGGTTGTAGGTCCCGCCGTAGAGCCTGGGGCTGGACACGATGTGGTCGCCCGCACCGGCGACATTGAGGATGGCGAAGGTCTCCGCCGCCTGACCGGAGGCCAGGAACAGCGCGGCCACGCCGCCTTCGAGGGCGGCGATGCGCTGCTCGACCACATCGGTGGTCGGGTTGCCGATGCGGGTGTAGATGTTGCCCGGCTCGGCAAGGGAGAAGAGCGCGGCGGCGTGCGCGACGTTGTCGAAGGTGTACGACGTGGTCTGGTAGATCGGCAGCGCGCGCGCATTCGTCGTCGGGTCGGGCCGCTGACCGGCGTGGATCTGCTTGGTCTCGAAGGACCACTGCGCGGTCGGGTCGGTGTCTTGATGAGTGTCGTTGTCGGAGCTCACTCTGGTCGCTTTCTGCTCTGGAAATGGCGGTTAGCAAAGAAAGGCACAGCGGACAGAGCTGTAGCAGTGAGGAGAGTGCGCATCTCGTTTCCCTGTCAGCTCAGGGGCCCGATCACGGCGGACCCGCGCTTGCCGCGTAGCCGTTGCGGCTACTCAACCTGGTCATCACCCGGGGCACCCCACCGCGGTTGGAGGGTTGCCGGCCAGCAAGCCGGGGCTTGACGCTGGCGCTCATGACCGATTTCGGAGCTTATCGTATGGCGGCTGGTCCCTGCCAATTCAGCAGCGCAGCCGCCGTGTCAGGCGGGTTCAGCCGGCAGGCGGCTCCAGGACGCGGGCGGGCGGCGAGACTTCCTCGAGGAAGTCCAGGATCACCTCGGTAACCCGCCCCGGCGCCTCGAACATCGGCACATGTCCGACGTTCTCGAGCACGGTGAACTGGTGGTCGTCGGGCAGATGGTGGCGGAAGTGCTTGCTGAATCTGGGGGAGGGGACGATCCGGTCCTTGGTGCAGATCACCAGGTGCGCCGGGACGGCGTTCTCGGCGAGTTCCTGCAAACCGGGCATCAGCAACGCCTTGAGCAGCAGCTGGAAGTAGGCCGGGCAGTGCGCGACGTCGTCGATGATCACGCTGAGTTCGCGCTCGCTGACCCCCTCGGGCTTGGCGCTGATCGCGTAGGTGGCCAGCTGCCGGCTGAACGGAACGCGCATCACCCGCGGCCCGAACAGATAGGCGAACACCAGCAGCGGAATGCCCAGGATGAATTTACCGATCACTTCGAACTTGGCCAGGCTCCAGCGCGTCCAGCCGCCGGCCGGGGCGATGCCGGTGACGCTGCGAGCGCGCCCGCGTCGTTCCAGCTCGAACGCGACCCAGCCGCCCAGCGAGTTGCCGACGATGTGTGCGGTTTCCCAGCCGAGTTCGTCCATCTGACGCTCAACGTGGTCGGCCAGCACCTGCGACGACAGAAACCAGGTGCCGGCGCGCGGACCCCCGTTGTGGCTGGCCATGGTGGGTGCGAACACCTCGTAGCGGCCGGTGTCGGCCAGTTGCTGGGCGACGACCTCCCATACCGTCTGGGACATCAGGAACGGGTGTAGCAGCAGGACCGGCTCCGCGGAGCCGTCCGTGGGTCCGAGGTGGATGGGCTCCCGAGTGGCGCCCGCCGGTGACGGTCTACGCAGACGTCGCATATTTCCGACAGTAAATGCGGTACCGCCGGTACCGCAACCGGCCCTCGGGCGGGCCGCGGCGCGGTCGGGCGTCAGGCCGGAGCGACGTCGCGCCCGGCGAACGGCCCGTGAAAAGATCGGGGCATCATGAGCACCCCTACCGGAACCCGCCGGATCTTCTCCGGCGTGCAGCCCACCTCCGACTCGCTTCACCTCGGCAATGCCCTGGGCGCGGTGGCCCAATGGGTGGGCCTGCAGGACGGGTACGAGGCGTTCTTCTGCGTCGTCGACCTGCACGCCATCACCATTCCGCAGGATCCCGAAGCATTGCGGCGCCGCACCCTGATCACCGCGGCCCAGTACCTGGCGCTGGGCATCGACCCGAACAGCGCCACCATCTTCGTGCAGAGCCACGTGCCCGCCCACAGCCAACTCGCGTGGGTGTTGGGCTGCTTCACCGGTTTCGGCCAGGCCTCCCGGATGACGCAGTTCAAGGACAAGTCGACCAAGCAGGGTGCCGACTCCAC harbors:
- the metX gene encoding homoserine O-acetyltransferase MetX; its protein translation is MTISDVPTQTLPAEGEIGVVDIGPLRLESGAVIDDVHIAVQRWGELSPARDNVVMVLHALTGDSHITGPAGPGHPTPGWWDGVAGPGAPIDTDRWCAVATNVLGGCRGSTGPSSLARDGKPYGSRFPQITVRDQVEADVAAMAALGITRVAAVVGGSMGGARALEWMVGYPERVRAGLLLAVGARATGDQLGTQTTQIAAIKADPNWQGGDYYESGRAPDDGLRIARRIAHLTYRGEVELDRRFGNDAQDGEDPTDGGRYAVQSYLEHQGDKLLARFDAGSYVALTEALNSHDVGRGRGGLHAALTGCPVPAVVGGVTSDRLYPLRLQDELAELLPGCAGARVVKSISGHDGFLVESDAVGVLIRETLDLALAQGACSR
- a CDS encoding bifunctional o-acetylhomoserine/o-acetylserine sulfhydrylase; translation: MSSDNDTHQDTDPTAQWSFETKQIHAGQRPDPTTNARALPIYQTTSYTFDNVAHAAALFSLAEPGNIYTRIGNPTTDVVEQRIAALEGGVAALFLASGQAAETFAILNVAGAGDHIVSSPRLYGGTYNLFHYSLAKLGIEVSFVDNPDDPDSWQAEVRPNTKAFFGETISNPQIDILDIPGVAEIAHRNGVPLIVDNTIATPYLIQPLAHGADVVIHSATKYLGGHGSAIAGVIVDGGTFDWAQGRFPGFTTPDPSYHGVVYAELGPPAYALKARVQLLRDLGSAASPFNAFLVAQGLETLSLRIERHVANAQRVAEFLEARDDVLSVNYAGLPSSPWHERAQKLAPKGTGAVLAFELAGGTEAGKAFVDALQLHSHVANIGDVRSLVIHPASTTHAQLSAAEQLATGVTPGLVRLAVGIEGIDDILADLQRGFAAAGVYGASKSGSDPQTVAAF
- a CDS encoding alpha/beta fold hydrolase, which produces MLLHPFLMSQTVWEVVAQQLADTGRYEVFAPTMASHNGGPRAGTWFLSSQVLADHVERQMDELGWETAHIVGNSLGGWVAFELERRGRARSVTGIAPAGGWTRWSLAKFEVIGKFILGIPLLVFAYLFGPRVMRVPFSRQLATYAISAKPEGVSERELSVIIDDVAHCPAYFQLLLKALLMPGLQELAENAVPAHLVICTKDRIVPSPRFSKHFRHHLPDDHQFTVLENVGHVPMFEAPGRVTEVILDFLEEVSPPARVLEPPAG